TCGCTGACCTCAAAGAGAAGACACACGAACTCGAGCTTAAATGGCAAAACGAGAAGGGTCTTTTGGATGACATCAGTAAACTGAAGAAAGAATACGAGGCGCTCCGACTTGAAGGAGAGGCCGCCGAAATCAAAGCATCACTTACCCGTGCTGCAGAAATTCGTTATGGCAGAATGCCGGCAATTGAGCGCGATCTCAAGGAAAAGATGAAGCGTTTGAAGAAGCTTCAGAAGTCACGTCGAATTCTCAACGAAGAAGTGACCGAAGTCGAAATCGCAGACGTTGTCGCTCGTTGGACGGGTGTGCCCGTCATGCGCATGCTCGAAGAAGAGGTTAGGAAGCTTGAGCGCATGGACGAAGTTTTGAAAAAGCGGATTGTCGGACAAGACGAGGCGGTTCGCATCGTTGCTGACGCCGTGAAGCGCTCGCGCGCGGGAATCGGAGACCCGAATCGTCCGATTGCCTCCTTTATGTTCTTGGGGCCCACAGGGGTTGGTAAGACCGAGCTCACCAAAGCGCTCGCCGAGTTCATGTTTGATGACGAGAAGGCGATGATTCGCGTTGACATGTCGGAGTTCATGGAAAAGCACTCTGTTTCGAAGATGATCGGTTCGCCGCCTGGCTATGTTGGCCACGAAGAAGGAGGTGTCTTTACCGAGCAGATACGTCACCGTCCGTATTCGGTTATCCTCTTTGACGAGATCGAGAAGGCCCACCCCGAGGTCTTCAACATCCTCCTTCAGGTGCTTGATGACGGTCGCTTGACCGACGCCAAGGGTCGGGTAGTTAACTTCAAAAACTCCATTATCATTCTGACATCAAACGTGGGCTCCGAGCATATCAACCGTATGGAGAAAATCGGCTTTGGCGGCGGAGACGAGAAGAGTACCTTCGAGACACTTCGAGGAAACGTGCTTGAAAGTTTACGTTCGCACTTCCGCCCGGAATTCCTGAACCGCCTCGATGAGATCGTGGTCTTTAACTTGCTCTCACCAGACGCAATCAAGGAGATTGTAAAGATTCAAGTAGAGAATGTTCGCGCGCGGCTTCTTGAGAAAGAGATTAAGCTTGCGCTCGAGCCGGACGTGTTCGACTATCTTGCGAGGGTTGGGTATGACACCCAATATGGTGCTCGACCGCTCAAGAGGTTGATTCAAAACAAGATTTTGACCCCCGTCGCGACCTTTATGATCTCTCAAGGTGTGCGTGAAGGGGGGACCGTCTTGGTCTCCATGAAGAAGGGTGAGATTGCGATTGATGTTGAGAAGAAGTCTCAACGCGTGCGAAAGCGAGCAACTCCTCCTAAAGAAAAAGCTATGGCGTAAGCCACAAAAAAGACCGGCCCAATTACTATCGGGCCGGTCTTTTTTGTGCAACTAAAAACCCAGAGACGAATGTCTCTGGGTGCCCTCATGAACTATACGTTAATGGGGAGTGTAATATCCTGTTGAACCGGTGGTTCTGGAGGTTTCTTGCTTCTTAGGCGCTTATCGCGTTCCGCGACGGTTGCCACCCAAGCTCCGGCAAGTGCTCCCAGAAATGAAGAACCTATCATTGCCGCAAGGAGGCGGAGGATGTGGTTCCAGTCGAGTTCATTGGAAATTGCCAAAATATTACCTCCGATACCGAAGACGAGAAAGGCGGCAAAGAGCCCACCGACGAGCATGTATCGTCCTATGGTCACGCCCCCCTCCGTCTGCCAGGTAGGCTTGAGGCGGGAATGGATTCCGCTCCAATCCTGAGCGGCTCTGGCGAGTCATTCAAGAAATGTCGGCGAACTTCTGCACCAGTTACGGGGCCCGTGACGCCGGCTTGATTGAAAAGTGCTTTTGCTCCAGCAGGGCAGTCACACGGAAGGTCGTTATTCCCGGTGTCAATTGATCCGGTATCATTGCACGCTTTGCACTTCGGCATTGAGTGCTGTCTCCTAGCCGAGTCCCAAGTGCTGGGTTCGATAGGGCTCAAGTGCTTCATCGGTCATGTCAGGGTTCCACGCCTCGGCGGGAACACTGAAGGTCCCGTCCTTCCGCGCGATTGAGACGTTCCCAACAGGTTTCGCTTTGTGAAATGCGGCAAACTCTGCGCATATCGTCGAAAGACGCTTTCTTCCAAGCGGAGGCGCGTCTCTATAGACGTCCTTTAGCATAGCAATCCACTGCAAAGGGGTAACAGAACCGTCGAGGCTCCCGATATAGACACTCCGGAAACCCGGATCATCAGGGAAGACAATTGAGCTTGAACCCAAGGAGGGGATACGTCTTCCCTCGGGAGTGTCGAGCACATCGATGAGTGCCACGATTCCATCTCCCTCCTCAGGTCCAAATTCCTTGAAAAAAGCACGAAGTTCTGCCACATTTGGCGCTGCATTCGGCTGTGCCGACGTGTTCATGTGCCACCTCACTACGAGCAATCTGTTTTCTCAATACCACGAAATAGCACACATTGCAAGCCCTATTCTGAAATACGCCCGTTGTCGATACGGATGATACGCTCCGCCTCTTTCGCAAACTCTTCTTCGTGGGTGACCATGATGATTGTCTGTCCCTCGTTTTTGTGCAGGTCCTTAAATGCCTTCATCACGACCCTGGACGATTCGTTGTCGAGGTTTGCCGTCGGTTCATCGACAAAGAGAATCTTGGGTCTATGCGCCACCGCACGAGCAATAGAGACGCGTTGCTGTTCCCCGCCAGAAAGTTGACTCGGCAAATTTCGAAGTCGGTGGCCAAGACCGAGGCGCTCCAGGCTTTCTTTAGATTTTTCATATGCTTCTCCTGTGGTGTGTCCTTGCATAAGGAGGGGGAGTGCTACATTTTCAAGAGCAGAGAGTTCAGGAAGAAGCGCATAGTCTTGGAATACATACCCAAACTTGTGGAGCCGTATGCGTGACTTCTCTTTGGGAGTCATCGTATGCGCTTTCTCTCCCTCAATTAAGATTTCCCCGTCTGTGGGGTCGTCGAGCAAGCTCAATTGGTAGAGGAACGTGCTTTTGCCCGCCCCTGACCGACCCATGATTGCGAGGAATTCTCCTTGCTTCACTTCGAAATCGATCCCCTTGAGCACGTGGGTTTCGATGTCTCCGTTTTTAAACGACTTCGTGAGCTTTGTTGTTTTGATCATGGTTTTAGTTGCGGCCTAGGATTGAGTCGAGTGTGTTTTTGCGGATAATCATCCACGCGGGGATATAACCGGCGACGATAGTGGCAAACACAAGGAGTCCCACACGAAAAAGAGTCTCTCCAAGCGGGGCGACCAAGATTCCGTCACTAAAGGGGAAGTTAATGGGGTGGGCATCAATTGCCGGGACGAGAAGTGAATAGACCAGTATTAGTCCGATCGCCGAGCCGACGACCGCGTAGAACATAGACTGGAAGATATACGAAATCATAACCGCCGAACCGTTCACGCCGATTCCTTTCAAGATGCCGATATACTTACGGCGTGTAATAGCATTGATAAAGACGACGATGAAAACAGTTATGGAGGCGACAATGAGACCAAGCGAGCTAAAGGCATTTCCCAGCATGTTGAAGGTAGCAATAATATCCTTCAAAAACTTGGGTTGCGCGTCAGCATATGTTTGCACTTTCGCGTATTGGTCGACCCCGCTTCTTTTAAGTGCTTCGCGGACACTCGTGGGGTCGACGCCTTCTTTAAGTTTTACAGCGAATTGATCGACGTTCCCGTCCGTTCGTCCAATCATGCTCCTATATTGCGAATCAACCATAAAGGCGTTCCTGTTTACGGCGTCTACCTTGCTTTTCAGAAGCCCCTTCACGACCACTTCGCGGGTCACTCCGGCGACGGTAATGCGAATTTTTGTTCCCACACCAACATCGTTTAATGCTGGGAAGTTAGGATCTTCAATCGGCACGTACTGTTTAAGGAGATAGGTGCCCAAAAGAATCTGGTCGTAATCATTCGGAGAAAGATACGCCCCTTCTGAAATGGAACTTGCGAGATCTGTTACCGCATCCTCATCTGCTGGGCTGATTCCCATAATCTGCGTGCCGACGGTGTTGGGCTTGTCCGTATCCTTCCGTGTTTTGTAGTTTGCCTCTAGAGTCCCCCCTTCACTAAAACGCGGGGACACAGCCGAGACCTCCGGCATTGTCCTTATGAGCGCGAGAAGGTTAGGGCTGTTCTCGATATATTTCTTGTCATCGAGCGTTGTAATAAAAACATCACTTGTAAATTCAACTCTCCACGCGTTAATAGAGCCCTGGATCAAGCCAACCAAAATCCCTGAGACGACGACAAGATTCAAGAAGGTGAGCACCATAATGAATATGGTGAGCCCTGTCGTCCATGGAGAAGCGCGTCGCAATTGGCGCAATGCCAAAAAGAATCCTATGCGGATATTAAGTGGAGAAAACATGGTTTTTACTCCTCGTTCGGTAAGACGACGACGTCACCATCGCCAAGTCCAGAGAGGATTTCAATATTGCCAAGAGATGACACAAGTCCCGTCGTCACCTCCTGCTCAAACGGGTTGTTCTCTTTGAGAATTGTCACAAATTTCTTGCCGTCACGGCGTGTGATGACCCCCTGGGGTATGCTGACTACGTTTTGACGCTCTTCGGTGGTAATGACAATGTTCGCAGTCATGCCCGAACGGATGCGTGTGTCTCCGCCATCAAAGCGAAGCATTACTTTGTATGCTGAAACACCGTCGCGGACCGTACGTGCAGGGTCTATCGAAATGATCTTGCCGCCGAATGTAACATTCGGTCCGTACGCGTCAAGTGTTACCAGCGCAGGGTTCTCCGGCTTCAAGAGCGCTACGTTTACTTCTGGTACGTATCCTTCTATCTCAAGCGTTCCCTCGCCCATCATGGCAATGGGCGATGTCCCTGACGTGACGATTTCCCCCGGTCTAATGTCCATCTTCGTCAGAATGCCATTGAATGGCGCGATTACAAGTGTTTTTCGGAGTTGCGCCCGTACGTTCTCAAGGTCTGCTTGAGCGGCTTTAACACGGGCTTTCTGCGCGTTTATGTCCGACAGTGAACTCCCCGCACGGTCCAGGGCAAGTTTCCGTTCGTTTTTTGCAAGCGCTGTTGCGGCGCTCTTTTCTGCCGTGACGGCGCTCGTCAAGGTGTCCATTGCAACGTTCAGATTTGTCCTTGCTCCAGCCACATCGCTTGTCCATTCCGCGAGCGACGCAGAAGTTACTTGTTCATTTCGCGTACTCTTGTTGAGAGCAGTGTTTGCTAGCGACAGAAACCTAATACCCGCTTCAAGATCCGACTTCCCCTGTGTGTTTGCGGTAGAAAGTGATTCCCCTCCAAGTGTCGCCAGGGTACTCTCCCACCGTATAAGGACCTCTTCTAACGCGAGACGCGAAGATTCAAGCTTTTCTTTTATGGATTGGTCCGTCGTGACAAAGAGCAACTGCGGGTTCGCAGATCTCGGATTTTGTATGAATTGATCGACAGTGTTTCGTACGGCGTCATCAGTTTTCGTATACGCATTTTGCAGGGCGTTTATGACACCTTGTTTTGCTTGCATCAGCGTCGCTTCATCCATAGCCACCTGCGCTTCCGTAATGGCAATCTCTTCTGGGCGCAATCCTTGAACAAGCGAAGCAAGATTTGCTTCTTCTATTTCGAGTGCTGCCTCTTTCTGAAGCACGGCCGCACGCAGATCCCCATTTTCAAGCGAAGCTAGGATTGTGCCACGAGAGACGCGATCGCCAACCTTTGCATAAGTACCAGCAATACGGCCACCTTGGGTGAAGCCCAGGTCGGCATCGTCTGCGGCGACAACTGTTCCCGAGACAGAGATTTGCTGAAGAAAATCTGCTGGATGTAGAGCGAGTGTTTGGGCATCCCCGCCTCCTCCGTTCATTGCGAAGAGCGTTCCGCCAACAACGAGCATGCCGGTAATTCCTGCGATAATGAAGTGAGAGCGAATAAATGAGAGCGCGGCCTTTATGTGTGAGGTTATCGTAAGCATGTGGAGACGCTAACATATTTTTCCCACTTTGTCACGTCTTACTTTGTGAGGTTTACTAGGCATTCCGTATTCCCCTTTCGTTTTCGAGAAAGGTTTGTTAGACTGCCAAACAGTCCACTGTTCGAGGGACCCATGGCGGAGACAATCGAAGAAACACCCATGAGCTTCTTTCAATCCGTACAAGCAGTGCTTGCCCTGCCAGACGCAGATGATAGGAAAGTTGTTATGGACAGAGTCGTGGCTCGCTGGAAGGAAAAGTCGCCACTGGTCGCGGACGTCCTTGCTGGCAAGACTACGTTCGAAAACACAGTTAGGCCGCTTGTGGAACGCAATCTCACTGGGCTCGGAAGGTTTTTCTACAGTCGAAGGGCTTTCAAGACAGAAGCGTTCAAGAGGGTCGCGCAAGAAACTAGGGAAAAAGTCGGTGATACTCTGTCCTTTGGGGGTGAATACGCCATAGTTGGCCCAGGTTCCAGAACCAATTACAGAATATTCCTTACCGAACCCCTGCAGTCATTTTGGCCATCATTTTTTACAGCCCTGTCTATCATTCTCTTGATTACCTCTGTGCTGTGGGTTCTCAGACTCATTTTTGTTGGCTTACCAGCATTTGCCAATCTTCCCTGGTTTCTGCTTTGGGGGTCTGGCATCGGAGCTTTCTTTGGAGTAATGTTCTCGTCGACTGAAATGGGTCTTCGTGTGGATAACCGGCGAGAGCTTGCCAAGAGTCTTCTTAGAGAAGCGCAGCTTCTCGACAAACAGGTCCGTAGCTTGTAAGGCACCCTTTGGGTGCTTTTTGTTGCGTCTTGAATCTAGACGTCAAAAATGGTAATTTCCCTGTTAGGGGCGTGTCGCATAGCGGCAATTGCACTTGGCTGTAAACCAAGCGGCTTCGGCCTACGGGGGTTCGAGTCCCTCCGCGCCCACCAAACAACGCGGCTTTGCCGCGTTTTGTATAGAGCGGAAGCGAAGTGCCTGCGCACTTCGCGTGGGACTCGAACCGGCGGAGCCATGCCGAGTCCGCGAGGAGGGCGAGCCGCGTCCAACAGTACTTATGAACCCGAGCCTGTCGAGGGTGAATTAGTAACTGTGGGATCAGAGTCCCTCCGCGCCCACCAAACAACGCGGCTTTGCCGCGTTTTGTGTAGGGCGGAAGCGAAGTGCCTGCGCACTTCGCGTGGGACTCTCTGCGGTTGTATTTCAAACTTTGTTAGTTGTTCACTCGATTCCTTTGTGTTAGAACATGAGGAGAACACGTGCCCCGAGTTGCGTGTGGAAAAGGAATCCGTTGTGGCATCTCGGACTGGAGATGATGAACTCGTGGAGATCACAGACCCTTGGGGCGGTACTCTTGCCTCTGTTCCCATTACGTATCTCCGTACTGGGGAGACAGAACAGACGGTCATTATCGTTTGGGACATACGTTACAACCCAGAGCTTCAGGAGCATCATCGTATCCGGTATCGCGATGCGCTGTGGCGAAAAATCTTAGTTAAATTCCGTGAACGAAAATGCCAGGCGATCTTCCGCTTCAATATGTCGGGGCTCGAGATATCTCGGGTGTACCCCCCAAGAGCAGTTTCGTCGTAAGCCCCGTCAAGGGCTTTTTCAATACAAGATAACTCCAGCCAATGCCGGAGTTATAACTCTAAATATCCAAAACTATTCCTGCGCAGGAGTTGGGAGTGTTAGCTCGAAAACCCTTGAGGAAGTTTCCCTCCACCCACGCTTCCGATAAAATTTTTGCGCACCCTTTTTACTGCTGGTAAGGCGCGGACGGCCGATAAGACTTGCACGGACCTCTGCTTCTCCTAGTTTAAGGAGCTTAGTGCCTAGCCCGCGCCCTTCGTAATCAGGATGTGTTGCGACCTGTTCAATCCACCCCACATTTCGATTTTTGCCGCCACATGAAAGCAGATAGGTGTGAAGCGTTAAGGTGGCTACGATACGTCCAGTTCCGCTCTCCCTTGCAACAAAGAAATGCATACGCCCTTGTCCTAGGAATTCGTCGAATTCTTGAGCAGTCATCGGGGGTTGGGCGAACGCCGCCGCATTCAAAGCGTTGATGTCACTCAAATCGTGAGCTTTACCGCTAGGCTCGTACGGTCCTGTGTGGAAATCCACAGAGCATCTCCGACTGCATATTCTAAGGCAAGGATATTGGTCAATATGGGCTTTGTCAATTTTGCCTATTATATAGAAAGCTTGCCTTTCTTGTCCGTTATGGTATCTTGGGAGGACACATATCTGCTTTTAAACCTTATTCTATGAGCCAAGACAGACTAATACGCATCGCCTGCACCAAGTGCAAAAGGATCAACTACTGGTCCCAAAAGAACAAGAAACTGGTCCAGCGCAAGATCGAGATCAAAAAGTATTGCAACTGGTGCCGCAAGCACATCCCCCACAAGGAGATAAAGAAGTAAAAAGCGACCCCAAAATGGTCGCTTTTGCTTTAAGCATCAACCAGCTTCTGGTCACCGAGAGTGATCTCAGTCCATGTGTAATACTCGCTATCCGCTCCGGGCCCGCTTCGTGCCGCAGCCACCAGCCGTGTTCCATCAGTGCACACCACACTCACTTCGCGCTTTGTTTCGTCGAAAGTTGCTTCTCTGATTGTCTTGCCTACCAATTGCGTGAGTTGGCGCATTTAGGTTTCCCACGAGTTTCTTTTTTAAACGTAGGGCATTACACGCAGTAGGTCAAGCAAAGAAAAAGGCGAGGTTGTTCCTCGCATGGTTTTGGCAGGGGCGACAGGGATCGAACCTGCGGCCTTCGGTTTTGGAGACCGACGCTCTACCAACTGAGCTACGCCCCTATCTAATAAAAAGGATATCACACATTTAACGTTCTTTCAATGGTCTTTGTTGAGGAGAAAAGTACGCACATGTTTCTCAATTTTTGAATATTCCTTTGGCGTAAACCATGCGATATCAAGATCGCGCTTGAACCAACGCATCTGCCGCTTTGCATAGTGGGAGATGGCGCTTCCCAATCCCTCCTCAAACTCTTTCTGCGTAAGTTTGCTCGTTAGGTAGTCAGCGAGGAATCGATATTCTAGTCCCAACTCTCGCATACGTTTCCACGAGAGCCCTTTTTTATGGAGTCGCTTTGCCTCCGCAATCATCCCTCCCCTAATTCGCGCGAATAAGCGAATGGTTATCCTGCTCCTTAACTCCTGGTCGGGAAGTGTGAGCCCTATTTTAAGCGCATCATAATGCTCATCTTTTTTTCCGATGCGAGGTACCTTGCCGAGTGCTCGAGCAATTTCGATAGCACGTATAATGCGCCGCGGGTTTGCACGCTCAATCGTTTCCGCACGTTCTGGGTCGAGTGCTTCGAGTTTTTCTAATAATTCCAGAAGCGGCTTCGTCTCAAGCTCTTGGCGGAGCGTCGTGTCGGGGGGCACTTCGGGGAACGATATATTTCCGAGGACTGTGTCGATATAAAAACCGGTGCCACCGACCAAAATCGGGACCTTGCCGTGTGCAAGGATGTCCCGTATCGCGCGAGCCGCTTTTGTTCTGAATTGTGCGGCTGTGAATTGTTGTTTGGGAGATGCGACATCAAGAAGGTGGTGGGGGATGCCCCGCATTTCTTTCTCGGTTACTTTACCAGTACCAATATCAAGACCTTTGTATACTTGCCTCGAATCGGCGGAGATTACCTCACCACCAACTCTTTTTGCGAGCTTAACAGCGAGACTACTCTTGCCCGTAGCTGTGGGACCCACAATGACGATGACTTTTGGCTTCTGTAGCATAGATTATTTGTAACTGTACTACACGGGGCTTGCCAAGGCAAAAAGAGTGTTGTTTTCCCATTGCCCTCCCAAGGGTTCCTTGTTATTGTCTTTGCTAGATTGGCAATCAGAGGAAAGAAATGAAGGACGCACTTCCTAAGGACAGAACCTTTGTAGCAGTAGATGTCGATGAACTTCGCAAGGCAGAGCCTCTCGTCAAAATGCTTGCTCCGCATGTGGGTTGTTTCAAGATCGGTCTGGAGCTCACGACAGCCGTGGGTGGCCCCCAGGCCGTAGAGTTTATCCACTCTCTCGGCGGACAAGTCTTTTATGATGGCAAGTTCTGCGACATTCCTAATACGGTAGGCAGAGCAGCCAAAGCAGTTTCGGCGCTAGGAGTGAAGATGTTCAACGTTCATGCTTCTGCGGGAGTAGAAGCCATGGCTGCAGCAGTAAAAAACAAGGGGAACTCCCTTGTGCTGGCAGTAACGCTTCTCACGTCTCTGAATGAAGATGATATCAACGTCATCTTCGGTGGGCCAAGCAAGACCAAGGTTCTTCAGCTCGCACGGGATGCAATGCGCGCGGGTTGCGATGGTGTTATCTGTTCACCGCAAGAGCTCACCTTCCTTCGGAGTCACACGGATTTGCAGGATTTCTCACTCATTACACCTGGTGTTCGTCCTGCCGGCACAAGCAAGCAAGACCAGAAGCGAGTGATGACACCGTATGAGGCTATCATGGCAGGTGCAGATGCACTTGTTATCGGCAGACCGATTACTGAAGATAAAGACCCCGTGTCTGCTGCGCAACGTATCGAAGAAGAAGTAAGGCGTGCGTGCCAGGAGAAGTCGGTATGAGCGCCGCAAAGGACTTTGTCCGTTACGCCCTCGCTCGGGAAGCAATCAAGATCATTCCCGGGGGCATGAAGCTCGTCAGTGGGCGTATTTCGCCCTACTACTTCAATTCCGGACCTTTTGACAAAGGAGCGTCTATTCGAGAGCTTGCAAAAGCATGTGCAGCCATTGCGCAGGATATGCAGACTGATGTTCTCTTTGGTCCGCCAATGAAAGGTATCCCACTTGCTGTTGCGACGGCTTACGAGCTCTACGAGCGTCACGACATAAATGTCGGGTACGCTTTCAATCGACCAAAGGCAAAGGATCACGGTGATCAAGGCCTTATCCTGGGCCATCCTCTGAAGGGCAAACGTGTGTGCATTATCGATAATGTCATTACGACAGGTGGCACACTCGATGAGACAGCACAACTCGTCCACAACGAAGGCGGTATTCTCGCCGGGGTCATCATTGCATTTGACCGCCAAGAGCGGGTTACGGACGGAGCGAAGAGCGCGTCTGCGACTCAAGATTTTGAAGCACGTCACGGCGTTCCCGTCCGTGCTGCTGCGACTTGCGATGACCTTATCGCCGTATTGGGAGATATCGCCGAAGGGTTTGGTCCCAACGAAGAAAAGGAGTGGGGGCGAAACGCTCTCGCACTCGTTCTCGAATACAAAAAGAAATACGGAGCAGTCTAAATGACGCAACCCGATCGCTTTAAGCGATCGGGTTTTTGTTTTGAGAAAAGGAGATGGTTACCCCCTGTGTCGTACACGTGAGGGGCGTGAGGGGACGTGTACGGGAGAAACTTTCGGGTAGTAGCGCATAAGGAATTGGTAAGCAATCCACGTTCCGAAAATGAAGATAGCAGACGATGCGATTGCCCACGAGGGGCCAACCCATCCATATGCAAGTGCTGCAAAAATCGGACCGACAGCCCACCCCAAATCTTGGGCGAGGGTAATGACGCTCGCGAGGAGGCCTTTTCCATCCTCGTCGTGAGAAAGGGTGTGGAGCCAAGACCAGAGCGAGATACTCGTCAGTTCATCGCCTGTTGTCGCGAGGAATCCAAAGATGAGGAAGAGCCAGCCAAAGTCAAACCCGATTAACGTTGCCGAAATTGAAAAGAGAAGGAGCCCGAAGAATACATACGTCCGCTTGTCCCCCCTTTCGACGATTTTCCCAAGCGCAAAACCCGTAACGACGATAGCGAGGTCGAAAATGCCAAGACCAAGGCTCAAAAGTCCGGAGCTTACCTGGTGTGCGATGACGAGGGGAACGATAAACCAAACTACGGCATAAAATACGGAAGAACTGAACCCTAAAAGCATAAGCATAATGCTCGCCGGGTTTAGTTTTGGCAAGAAGCATAACGTCGTACCCAAGGGGTTGCGTCGGACATAATAATCACATGTCGCTAGTTTCACCTCTTTTACAAACAACTTTTTGTCTGGCGGTGCGAAGAGTATGACGACAAGTGCTACCGCCATACTCATAGTAATAATGAGCCCCATAACCTTCACATCGAGAAGGAGCACGAAGCCCAAGATGGCACTTGCTAAAAAGACTCCCGTCGAGATAGCAACATCGCGCATGGCAAAAAATCGCGAGGACCTTTCTTCCGGGGCGTGCGCAAGGACATAGGCATTTGTTGCGAGTGGAACCAAGAGCCAACTCACTGTTGCGGCGACCATGCTTATCATGTAGGTAAGAATCGTCAGGTCAACCATGAAGGCAATGCCGGCGAAGAGAAAGGCGATTACCGAGATTTTAAGGAAGCGGAGATAGCCAAATCGGTCGAGGATGTATCCAGCTGGCACATCAAGAATCATTTGTACAAACGAACTCGTGCTGATGATTGCTCCGACGACCCAAAGAGGCATCAATTGCTCACCAAGGGGAGAGAGAATGGAGTAGTGAAGGCTTCCTCCAAGTTTGTACATGACGAGGAAGATCCACAAAGGGATGAAGGCAATGAAGAGATGACGTATCGAGGGGGAGTGCTTTTGATCTGTCATAGTTCTCGAAAATTCTTTTTGCCCTTTAATTATACACTTTGCGCAAATTTTTTTCGAGAAGAGTTATGAAAAGTCCTGTCTTAGTGCCCGGGGGGAGACTCGAACTCCCAAGCCTTGCGGCACACGATTTTGAGTCGTGCGCGTATACCAATTCCGCCACCCGGGCATCGTTTTCAGTGTACTTCAATTTGCTGCTCCGAT
This portion of the Parcubacteria group bacterium genome encodes:
- a CDS encoding ABC transporter ATP-binding protein, translating into MIKTTKLTKSFKNGDIETHVLKGIDFEVKQGEFLAIMGRSGAGKSTFLYQLSLLDDPTDGEILIEGEKAHTMTPKEKSRIRLHKFGYVFQDYALLPELSALENVALPLLMQGHTTGEAYEKSKESLERLGLGHRLRNLPSQLSGGEQQRVSIARAVAHRPKILFVDEPTANLDNESSRVVMKAFKDLHKNEGQTIIMVTHEEEFAKEAERIIRIDNGRISE
- a CDS encoding ABC transporter permease, which codes for MFSPLNIRIGFFLALRQLRRASPWTTGLTIFIMVLTFLNLVVVSGILVGLIQGSINAWRVEFTSDVFITTLDDKKYIENSPNLLALIRTMPEVSAVSPRFSEGGTLEANYKTRKDTDKPNTVGTQIMGISPADEDAVTDLASSISEGAYLSPNDYDQILLGTYLLKQYVPIEDPNFPALNDVGVGTKIRITVAGVTREVVVKGLLKSKVDAVNRNAFMVDSQYRSMIGRTDGNVDQFAVKLKEGVDPTSVREALKRSGVDQYAKVQTYADAQPKFLKDIIATFNMLGNAFSSLGLIVASITVFIVVFINAITRRKYIGILKGIGVNGSAVMISYIFQSMFYAVVGSAIGLILVYSLLVPAIDAHPINFPFSDGILVAPLGETLFRVGLLVFATIVAGYIPAWMIIRKNTLDSILGRN
- a CDS encoding efflux RND transporter periplasmic adaptor subunit translates to MLTITSHIKAALSFIRSHFIIAGITGMLVVGGTLFAMNGGGGDAQTLALHPADFLQQISVSGTVVAADDADLGFTQGGRIAGTYAKVGDRVSRGTILASLENGDLRAAVLQKEAALEIEEANLASLVQGLRPEEIAITEAQVAMDEATLMQAKQGVINALQNAYTKTDDAVRNTVDQFIQNPRSANPQLLFVTTDQSIKEKLESSRLALEEVLIRWESTLATLGGESLSTANTQGKSDLEAGIRFLSLANTALNKSTRNEQVTSASLAEWTSDVAGARTNLNVAMDTLTSAVTAEKSAATALAKNERKLALDRAGSSLSDINAQKARVKAAQADLENVRAQLRKTLVIAPFNGILTKMDIRPGEIVTSGTSPIAMMGEGTLEIEGYVPEVNVALLKPENPALVTLDAYGPNVTFGGKIISIDPARTVRDGVSAYKVMLRFDGGDTRIRSGMTANIVITTEERQNVVSIPQGVITRRDGKKFVTILKENNPFEQEVTTGLVSSLGNIEILSGLGDGDVVVLPNEE
- a CDS encoding GNAT family N-acetyltransferase; the encoded protein is MDFHTGPYEPSGKAHDLSDINALNAAAFAQPPMTAQEFDEFLGQGRMHFFVARESGTGRIVATLTLHTYLLSCGGKNRNVGWIEQVATHPDYEGRGLGTKLLKLGEAEVRASLIGRPRLTSSKKGAQKFYRKRGWRETSSRVFELTLPTPAQE
- the rpmG gene encoding 50S ribosomal protein L33; translation: MSQDRLIRIACTKCKRINYWSQKNKKLVQRKIEIKKYCNWCRKHIPHKEIKK
- the miaA gene encoding tRNA (adenosine(37)-N6)-dimethylallyltransferase MiaA, translated to MLQKPKVIVIVGPTATGKSSLAVKLAKRVGGEVISADSRQVYKGLDIGTGKVTEKEMRGIPHHLLDVASPKQQFTAAQFRTKAARAIRDILAHGKVPILVGGTGFYIDTVLGNISFPEVPPDTTLRQELETKPLLELLEKLEALDPERAETIERANPRRIIRAIEIARALGKVPRIGKKDEHYDALKIGLTLPDQELRSRITIRLFARIRGGMIAEAKRLHKKGLSWKRMRELGLEYRFLADYLTSKLTQKEFEEGLGSAISHYAKRQMRWFKRDLDIAWFTPKEYSKIEKHVRTFLLNKDH
- the pyrF gene encoding orotidine-5'-phosphate decarboxylase, which encodes MKDALPKDRTFVAVDVDELRKAEPLVKMLAPHVGCFKIGLELTTAVGGPQAVEFIHSLGGQVFYDGKFCDIPNTVGRAAKAVSALGVKMFNVHASAGVEAMAAAVKNKGNSLVLAVTLLTSLNEDDINVIFGGPSKTKVLQLARDAMRAGCDGVICSPQELTFLRSHTDLQDFSLITPGVRPAGTSKQDQKRVMTPYEAIMAGADALVIGRPITEDKDPVSAAQRIEEEVRRACQEKSV
- the pyrE gene encoding orotate phosphoribosyltransferase — translated: MSAAKDFVRYALAREAIKIIPGGMKLVSGRISPYYFNSGPFDKGASIRELAKACAAIAQDMQTDVLFGPPMKGIPLAVATAYELYERHDINVGYAFNRPKAKDHGDQGLILGHPLKGKRVCIIDNVITTGGTLDETAQLVHNEGGILAGVIIAFDRQERVTDGAKSASATQDFEARHGVPVRAAATCDDLIAVLGDIAEGFGPNEEKEWGRNALALVLEYKKKYGAV
- a CDS encoding MFS transporter, with the translated sequence MTDQKHSPSIRHLFIAFIPLWIFLVMYKLGGSLHYSILSPLGEQLMPLWVVGAIISTSSFVQMILDVPAGYILDRFGYLRFLKISVIAFLFAGIAFMVDLTILTYMISMVAATVSWLLVPLATNAYVLAHAPEERSSRFFAMRDVAISTGVFLASAILGFVLLLDVKVMGLIITMSMAVALVVILFAPPDKKLFVKEVKLATCDYYVRRNPLGTTLCFLPKLNPASIMLMLLGFSSSVFYAVVWFIVPLVIAHQVSSGLLSLGLGIFDLAIVVTGFALGKIVERGDKRTYVFFGLLLFSISATLIGFDFGWLFLIFGFLATTGDELTSISLWSWLHTLSHDEDGKGLLASVITLAQDLGWAVGPIFAALAYGWVGPSWAIASSAIFIFGTWIAYQFLMRYYPKVSPVHVPSRPSRVRHRG